One Drosophila subpulchrella strain 33 F10 #4 breed RU33 chromosome 2R, RU_Dsub_v1.1 Primary Assembly, whole genome shotgun sequence genomic window, TTCAAAGAATACCCTGCTAAATTGCTGACTTTACGGGcattgttttgtttaaaagGAATTACTCAATACTTAAACATCGTTTAGACGGAAAACGAGCACTGAGtactttctttaaaaaataacctAACAAACTAGACTTAACATTTAGCTGACTTAGTCTATGAATTCCCCTAACAAATTATAGCAAAgacataatataatataatgataataatataatatcataATCTGATTATCTCCTATATGTATGATTATTTCCAAAGAGAATAGCATTTTTTTAAACGGGCTGAAAATTATTCCAATTTTTAGCACGGCCTATATAATTTCTTATTATACATAGTATGTATTACAAcctctttaaatttaaactaaattattaatattacttTGCCAAGTTTTCAGATTCAAATACTAAAAATGATTGTTCCAGGGCAAAAATAATCACCTATTTAAACATACGTATTTAATAATACCTACATAGGtttcttaaattaatttataataaaccATAGAGTAgctatttttaagtttttcaaattcaaatttgaaTTACATTTTGTTCATAGACACGTAAgaatacttttataaatataaatttcgTACATCCCTTGGCACACCTTAAGCTCATTGCCAACCCAAATCGATTTAGATTAAACCCTAGAAAAAGGTACAGATAGAACCCACAATTATTCACTTGTCTCTGTGACAGAAACACAAAACAGTATTATGCCAGCCCCTTTTTTGTGCTAATTTAAACAAGCCGCTCACCTCAACTATTCCAGTTGCATTCGTTTCAAAACATTTTCGCAAACTTTGCGACAAAACTATCAAAGCCGTTGTTGCCCTGAAAGAGCGCTTCAAAAATGCCAACGCCGCTGGAACTGAAAGCCAAAGCTTCGGGGCAGGAAGAATGGAGGTGGTATGGTATGGGTATGGTTTATATCTAGGAACAAGGACAAGGGAGCTGGGCTCTATGGCATCGACAACGCAAAAGGGGATATCCGCTGGCAGCCAGCGACATTCGCGGAGCGGGGAGCTTTGTGCCGCGCCACAGGCTCAGGACAGCGCCAGGACCATCACCATGAGCATCTCCCATCGCCCATCTCCCATCTCCTACCCATGGCCCCCAATCTCAATCCAGCTGCACCATGGCGTACCCAATCCTCAGACAAAGCCGCGCGCCAAAGCGAAAGCTAAAAAATTCATTGGCATTTGCTGCAGTTGAATGCAGAATGATGCGCTTTTGTTGGCCAGCTGGAAAAATTGCAGAAAAGAAGCGGCGGCCATGCAAATAACAAACGTCAAAaacgaattttattttttttttttttgtaaaaccACGCCACCGCAGGCAAATACCACATAGAAGAAAATTCCTGAAAATGTTTTCTCATTGGGATTTATTATATTCATCAAAGGAAATAACCATGGCAAACGGCTAGCTACttaaaattgtaaattgtttttaggatatattttttaaatttgtcttATTATTCAATGTTATTTTTAATAGTAGATTATCAATCACTGGCTGTGTAGGCTTTCGACGAAGAAGAATGttcttataataatattttccacTTATTCTTATATTTATActattttaaatcatttaaaaaaggtttttttcaCATTTGCGTTTGGAATTACTTatgatatttataaaaattatttgtttttaacgATCTGTATCAAATAtcaaaagatataataaattcCCATATTTTTTCGCTGTGTAAAACCGCTTTTGCAGTCATTTCCGCCTGCCTGCGGAGACATCAGACAGCCGTGGCGGCAAAAGCAGCTCCAGTGGGCCACGAGATGAGAACGGCGCTAATTCATGGCCAAAACTAACAAATTTCCATGCATATGCAATTTCAGGGCAGCCATGGATGAAACAGGAGCAGGAGAACCAGGTCAGCCGGAGTACACCGACAATAAGTTGCCAACTGGCGTTCCCGACGACGTGGACATTGAGGGCGAGGAGGATTACGCGGGCCAGGAGGAGTACGCCGACGAGCTGAATGGCAACCTGCCCTACGGGATCCAGAATGTGCGCAAGCGCCGCGTTCGGAGTGTGATGCCTCCGGTTCCATTTCCCAGCACAGATGGGGTAAGTACTTATGCTAGAGATATATAGATATTAAACAGGTCAAGAAGTTTGttgattttcaaaattatatgGTATTTAAAATCggtttaaaatgtaaaaaaatatataataataggtcaaaatatttaatctttgtATTAAAACTGTTTCAGGAATGAATTCAAGCCAGAGTTTATAATCTTTAGTTTATTTTGATCCTAAATTActtgaatttcgaaattatttataaaagtgtctaaaagtaggcaGTGAAGAATTAACTAATTCTTTCGGAAGGATTCATTCATAGCATAGCTTTTAGCAcctttaaaatgattttaagcACAAAAACCTATTTTTGGCATCCGtgtatatttgaaaataaataatactagatataaatatttaattaaacagTTTTAGGAATGAATTCAAACCAGAGTTTATAATCTTTAGTTAATTTTAATCCTTACTTTTAGCAcctttaaaatgattttaagcactagaacattttttttgcatcgatgtatatttaaaagtaaataacaataatatattgaaatatttaatctttacATGAAAGAGGTTTTAGGAATAATCTTTAATTTACAATCATTAGTAAATTTTAATACTAACTTTTAAAACACAATCTCAACGAGTCTGGAAACCATCTCAATCATCCAAAACCTCTTCCTCATTTACAGGTAGTCACCTATCAGTCGCTGTGCCCCACGAACCGCGTGACCGTGAAGCTGGAGAGTGGCGACTACCGACCCAACCACTACGTGGAGGTGACCTGTGCCCACAGCTACTCACCGCAGCCCTCGAGGAGCCACAACTACGAGTACGGTTACAGGGGCAATGAACTGCTCCGTGCCCTGCTCTCCGAGCGAGGCGAAAAGCGAGAGGTTGACTATCTAATAGATTCTAACAAAAATCCATTAAATGACTTATGGAAAACTTAAACTCCCATCCAGATCTGCTCGGCAACGGGCTTCTCGTGCATCCAGCTCAACCGCACCATACACCTGATTCGGCTGAACGATGCCTCCGGCTGCTGGGAATCGGAGACGCGGACCGTGCCCTCCGGCTGTGAGTGCATGTGGCCGAAGCACAGCTACGGCGACATAGCCTTCTACCACCAGGCGCAGAAGAGGCGGGGCGGCGTGACCGGGTTGCGACCCCATGCCCCCATCAATGTGGATTACAAGCCGGGAGTGGGCTACCGTCAGCTAACCCTGCGGACAAGGAATCCTCAGCCAGCCCAACGCAGTCGACGCGAGGACTTGGGCTACGAGAGCTACGAGTTCAACTAGTTCACCTAGTGAAGTATGAACTTCAGAGCTGTTTTTTGATGGTTTAGCAACTAAGATTGATCCGCATAAattatttttcgctttagcTTAGCATTTAGTCAAGAGAGAGAGCCCTCAGTAATggtatattaaaaaataaacgaaCTACAATGGAGCAACAAATCGGGGGAAAGTGCTTTTTTTATGATGGAGGGGGATTACGGAAATTAAATTGCATTTGCCGCCGGGCTTACATTAAATCCCATTCGTTAATCCACTTGATGTGCAATTCTGGGCTGTGAATGCATTTCGCTCAACACCTAACGATGTCCTTCGATGCTTGGATTTATTGCCTGTGGCCTTATCGTAAATTAAAAGTTAAGCGccatttaaaaacatttattacaAACACCCGTGTATTGCATAAATCAAGGTAAATCCCCTCTAATGAATGGCGATGCATGGCCCAGCGCTATGATAACTTATCCAGGGGCTGGTTGGCCACTTTGGGCAGTAGTTCATCCGTAATACTGGCTATCTGGGCATGCAAATCCTCCGCCGGCTGGCTAGCATCGAACTGGTGCCAATAGCTGGCCTCCTTGGAGCAGATGCGATCGAATACCTTGGCCACACGCTCCTGGAACTCCGCCTTTTCGTAACTGCAATGGGATAAGATATGTGGAGCTCTTATCTTGTTGACCTtctagatatatatatatatattgcaaCTACTGACCGCTCTTCACCGTATTGGCCCCGATTCGCAAGGTCACTGGCCGGAGCTCTCAGGTAGAAAACTGCATCTGGTTTTAGGAGCCCTCTTTCCGGGGCATAGCACCAGTCGAAATCCAATCCCTTGCCCGCACTATAAGCCACTCCAGAGTAGGAATATCGATCTACAATCAGGGTTTTGCCCTCCAAAAGCTTCTGCTTCATCTGGTTCATGTGCTCCCAGCGATTGGCGGAGAACATCAGGTGGATAACCTCATCCGACAGGTCCTTGCTGTTGGTTAGATAGGAGTTTATCACCTGGCCAATGCTGGAAGTGCGTTCCGGAAAGTTCATGGCCTGGACGGGAACGTCCTGGGATTTCAAGAGCTCAACTGGAAGAGATTTGTTGTTTAACTAACTAGTGATCTAACAAGTTTCTGGGGCCGTAGAAACTTACCCAGGAGGCGGCTTTGAGTGGTCTTTCCACTGCGATCGCATCCTTCGAATATTATCAAGGCTCCACGTTTTCCCGCGCTCATTTCGTTCTCCAACTGCAATTGTTTGGTATTGCAACTAAACCAGGGctgaaaaatttaattttcgaCCACAAGTACAATCTGGTATTAAGGAAAATTCACTAGTTTATaaccaaaatatttaaaatattagaaGCTGTATGCTAGctcttaaaaaatttaactgaacttaaagttttcattttatataataatttcaaaatttagCAAACCGTGACTTTGAAAACAGTAAAAATAATCGATGGTTGCACGAAAATATCGATGTTGCCAACTTTCTGGTATCGCATAAACATCGACTCTAGTTCCAGCTctaataaattacattttgttttaaacaattgaaaatacacGTAAAAACATTGCAATAACGTTGCGGCATTTGCAAAATACCATTTATTTAGCACTCGTCACTCGCCGCGATGTATTAGCCGCACAAACACAGCCCTTTAAGGTGTTTTTTTTAGCCATTTTGCGGAATTGCCTGCGCTACGCGACccaaaacaagaaaaattCGCATGCCGTTGCAACGAATTCGCAATGCGCTGCAGCTAAAAATCAAGAGGTACAACTATGATTCCCCGCCCCGGTGACAATTCAATTACTATGCACTTGCATTAATTAACTGTAAGCGCTTCAATCAAAAGCCACAAACAACTGGCCATGGAGCAgaggtataaaaacaaaataatcagGACGTTCGGCAGTGCGAAAGACCGCGTGCTTTTGGCGTAGCGTTCGATAGCTTGTGTTATCGGCTGCCCTGTTATCGCGTTATCGCGCAAGGACCACGAGAGCGGCGAAAAACCTTTTTTGCCTTTTCCGAGTGGGTTGGTGTGTGTGGGTGGTGTGTGAAAAAAGTGCGTGCGGTCTTGTTTATGGGCGAAAAAGAGCAGCGGCTGTCCGGCCGGAGTTAGCAAGTCCTGTGCACAGGATCCTTCCCAGCGGGATTAGGTCGCCTCTCCCTGCCTCCCCCCTGCCGCTCCGCCCTCCCGGCCCCCGGCCCCTCGAATTTCCAGCTGTCGGTTTTTCTTTGACATTCCGGATTTGGGACGAAGGATTGCCTAGAGACGACGGACGGCCCATGATCTGGTTGACATACGCAAGAAGCGCCAAGAGTTAGCCGAAAGCGAGATGGCCAACAACAATCATCCGCATCCCGGACATCTCAGTCAGGCGGCTCAGAACGCCTCCTGGAATCCCCTGCAAGTAAGTAGGACCCTGTGATATGTGACCAAATGGAAAGCTGACCTCTATGTAATCCGCAGATTCCCTCGTACATACCCCGGCAGCCGCAGTTGGCGCACATGTCTAACGAGCGACCCGGCATGGTGCGATCCCCGCTGGCCTGGCACGTTTCCGGATCGGTTTCCGCCCAGCCACCGCCGCCACCCGATGCCATTTACAATTTCATGTCGGCCAATCACAAAAACGTAATTAGGCCAAAGCCAGAGAGCGCCGAGATCAAGCTGCCAGAATTTCACATCCTAGTAGAACCCAAAAGCATGCTCGATTCCTTCGCCTTTTAGACCGTAGAAGCCTTCTTAAGCCTCGTTTAGTTGAGTTGTTGTTATCCTAGTTTGCTTTCTTTTGTTTCCTGCCGTCCTGTATTTGTTTTGGTTAACTATTAGCCAGCCATTGGAGTACTAATTTAAAATCTGTATCCTCAGCTGGACCACCACCATCAGATGAATCCATTGCTGGCACCGCCCTACTCAGGAACTTTGCCATTCAACTCCATGGACCTGTCCTTGCAGTCCGCCCGCAGCGCGGCCCAGCCGCTGGCCAAGCAGCCGCCGAACCAGCAGCCACAGCagtcccagcagcagcaacaatccCTGATGCATGCGCCCAACTACCCTTCAATGTAAGTATATGTTTCCTTTATATTTCAAGCTAGTTCTGACAAATCTCTTTACGATGCAGTCAAAATCTCACGAccaatgccacgcccaccagcGCAcagctgcaacagcagcagcaacaggaaCATATGGCAGCCATGGCAGCTGTCCATGTTAGTCTCCTGCAGTCCAGCCGCCAAAATCAGGGAGCCCCTTCAGGAAACCTCAGTAATGGAGGAGACTGCGAATCCCTGCTGCCGCCACCACCGCCTACAACTGCCTCTGGAAACAGCAATCACGCGGGGAgtaacagcagcagcaatagtGGGAGCAACAACCACATAACCAGCCCGCACTACATGCAAACTCGCGACGAGAACTTTAAGCTGGCGCAATTGAAGCGCAGCTTTGACCACGAGCTGATATCGGGGAAGAGTCAGCAGAAGGACAAGGACTTTGGCTACCCGTCGGCGGGATCAGCTAGCAAACTGCCCACGCACAatgtgcagcagcaacatgccAACAAGAAACGTAAGATGAATGGAACTTCATATTGAACGATCAACGTATTAATATAATGTCCTTTTTAGCCTCACCTCTGCGCAACTATcaccaacagcaacagccGCCTTACAACTTAACGCCCAAATATAATGGACCACAGACGCCGCCTACGCCTCAATCACCGCTGGCTGCGCCTCCTCATCAGATGCAATCACCCACCATGGACTACAATCAGCTGCATCTGCACCACCAGCTCAATAGCTCGGGAGGAGGCAGCTACCAGCACATGCAGCAGGATCAAACGCAATCACAATCACACCCCCAGCACTTACACTACCACAATCAGCATGCGGCCAGCCAAACAGCTCCGCCGCCCCTCCTTCCACCCCACTTGACCAGCGGTCAGTTCCACGGACAACCCCAGGATGCGGCCCAACAGCAGACAGCCTCCTCAAGTCAACATCAGACGCATCATTCCCGCAACCCGCAACTAACGAATCTCGATCTGGTGGTTAAGCACAAACCAGAATCGGAGGATCAGCCTCTAATAACTGATCTGTCCTACCGGAATTCGGAGTCAGATAAACCTGCGGCCAACGCGGTGCCAGATGCCCCAGAGTCTCCCTACCTGACCACCTCTAATGAGGAGTCGCTGGAGTcgaacagcaacagcagcaatagTCGAAAGCGACGCAAACGAAAAGCCAGTACGGTGATGAGAGTTACCCCAAATGAAAATGCTCCTGAGGGAGGAGTGAGCAAACCGCAGCATCAACAACCACAACAGCCGGCGCACCATAACAACAGCTGCAGTCCCAAACGATCGCCCAAGAATGGAGGCGGTGAGTTTCAGCCTTTCAGTTTGCAAAGCCAGTCGCAAACGCAGAATGAGAAGACGCCGCAGGAGAACGGCCGTGGAGGATCACCGGCTCCGGCGGAAAACagtagcaacagcaacagttCGACGCTGTATCACGACAACGAGAACCCCAAGACCAAGAAGCAGCGGCAGGCCCTGCTGCAGCGGAACCTCACAGAACAGCACCGTATGCAGCAGGAGGATGAGCCTCCCAAGAAGCGCACGCCTCCCACAATGCCGCCACCTAGTCCGCAGAGTAACAGCAGTAGCAGTAGCTCGAGCAGCTCCAGCGCCAACACGCACAGCAGCCACAGCAATCATGCTGTCAATGATAATCAGAGAAATCAAAAGCCTGAGATCAACAATAAGGCCACCACGGATACACCTGCATCTCCTGCCCTCGTGGAGCAGGGCAACATTGATGCCAAGCCGGCTGTGAGCGTTCACGAGtgcgacgaggaggaggaacCGGCAGCCAACAAAGAATCACCTGCGCATCATGTTCCGCCTTCCActcctgctgttgctgctgctcctgctccagTGCCCGAATCACCCAAGAAATCCTCACCCGCTCTCAACTCTGAGCCCTGTGCTTTTGATGTGGAGGATAAGCTGGAGCAAATGTTTGCCGGCATCGAGGAGGAGACGGAAAGAATATGCAGCCCGGAAAAGCCAGCTGAGGAAACGGGAGTGTTGGTATCACACGATTTGACCGCCCAGCTGGCCCTGGACAGCGCCAAAACAGACGATGCGCCAGCGGATAAAGAGGAGACCTCAGTGCTAGCAGTTCTGGCACCAACGCCAACATCTACACCCGAAATCCGACCGGTGGCAACAAAGGCGGCTATGAAGTCTACGCTACCAAGTCCTGTTCACAGTCCTAAGCCTCAAGCTCGCTCCACGTCAACACCCTTGGCAGCAGGTGACGACAGTAAATCGAATACCCCTGTTCCACCTAAAACGCCTGCAGCTCGAAGACCGCCGCCACGTAGACTTTCCATGGGCATGGATGTCTCACTGCTGCGTTTTATGATCGACGACCCGCCTGCCAAGAAGCCAGGACGCAAGAAGAAGGTGATGCCAGAGCCGGAACTGGAAGATGATGACAAGCCCAGCACCTCGGCGGCAGCTGCTGCGGCTCTTGCAGCTCGTCAACTCAGTGAAGCGGCATCCGCTTCCAAGGCAAAAGCTGCCGGAGCAAAGAAAAAGAATGCCGTGGGCAAGGGCAAGAAGGGACCAGCGGGGAAGGGTAATGCGAAGAATGCAAAACAAAATGGAAAGAAGCCGGGACGAAAACCTGCCTTTACCACCGACGAGGACAGCACTCCGGCGCCAACAAACGGTGGAGGAACAGTTCCCGAGCTCAGATTCAAATCTCCCTTCATTCTCATCAAGCCGGACGGATGTGTGAGTATCAAGAACACCCACAGTGCCGAGGACGTGAACGAGAAGCAGACAAAGGCCAAAAAGGCGCCGCACGAGCGAAAAAACTTGAGAGGGATGCACAGCTCCACGCTGAGCAACCGCTACGATGCGGACACCACCGACTCCACCTGGATATGTGTGTTCTGCAAGCGTGGTCCTCATAAGCTCGGCCTGGGGGATCTCTTCGGTCCGTATCTGGTGACTAGCGACTGTGACGAGTATCGTGCGGCTGTGCAGGCACCCGGAGTACAGGACATCGATGGACTGTTTGTTAACAAGCGAAGGCGGGAGGACATGGTAAAGGTGCAGGAGCGAAATCTGCCCGTAGTACCAGCGACGCTGGCACACATTATGCAGGCACCTAAGATAAGCATGGTAAGATAAGAAACACTTTATATGTTTGACAAATTTGTAAACTAACTTTACCTTGTTCTTTTAATTAGCACAAACGCAAGCGCAAGCAGACGCACGACAGCTCGATATCCTACAGCGACGACCCAAATGAATCGCGCTCACAGTGCTCATCTGTGGACCCGCTAGATTGCAGTCACGAAACCAAGTTCGTGGAGACCTTCCGCGGCATGGGCAAGACCTCAGAGCACGGCTTTGAAGTTTGGTTGCACGAGGACTGCGCCGTCTGGAGCAACGATATCCAGCTGATTGGCGCCCACATCAATGGACTAGATGCGGCGGTGTGGGACAGTACGCGGTATCAGTGTGTGCTCTGCCAGCAGACGGGAGCCAGTATATGTTGTTTCCAGCGATGTTGCAAGGCGGCTGCTCATGTGCCGTGCGCGCGATCCGCCAATTGGAGTCTAGGGGAGGAGGACCGCAAGGTATTCTGCCAGCTGCACAGCGGTGAGCCTGAGGTCGTGGAACCCATGAAAACGGAGCCGCTAGCGCCGGTGGAAGTACCAGTAGCTCCTGCACCCGCACCCGCACCGCCACCCCCGTTTAACATACATTCGCTTCCCTGAGTACGCGTGCGCGTCCAGAAATGCCGCCTGGTCGCCAAGCGTTGAGCGTTATAGGCACGATCCCCAGATTCCCGACTCCGACTTCGTACCCAAAACCCAACCGAATCCGCAGCACGCTGCACACTTTACTTAAGCTTTGTACATAAGTTTCCGACTGCCGTCATCGCCAGGAGGGCATTTCGTAATACGTGAAGTGATTTTTGTATAAATCCGCTGTACATTTTAAGGCTTGACGCACCGCACAGACGATATCAGAGCGTTTGCCACGTTATAGTTAGGTTCCCTTGAAGCATCCTTAGTTGTTTATGTTTAAGTCAATACCTAAATTATTCTTTCGCATAGTCCTGCTCCTTACATTAGTACCTTTTAGttctaaataattttaaagccTCCATCCCATGTCCAATGCCCACCCAGCTGCATCACATACGCCAATTGATAATTGATAATTCGGTTTAGTTGAATTCAGTCTGTTTGTAAAAACGAATACTCCATGCCATACCGATAACCAACTGAGTAATCATGATAACTGAAGTAGCTATGGGGATTTCCAATTGATATATGCGATGTGAAGTTGCAGTAAAGTTACGTATAAATAGAAAATGTTTGACACCAAGTAAGCGAGAACATTCGAAGCccaattaaaaatggaatatTGTAAAACAATATAATATGCGTATAATAATATTAGTAATGTTAATGTAAGCGAAAAGTTAAAGCCAGCAAAATGAAACCTTGTATTGTATTCGTATTCAGTAAGGTCTGTACGTATTGctgataattttaaaactcTAAAACgtataaacaataaaaacttaATCTCACAAGCAACAGGAGGGCAACCTCGATAGggtttttgtaaatttttcgttttatttatcaataaatatgcagaaatatacacacacatacatacgaATAGAGTATGATTTTTGAACAAGTGATCTATAGTACAATTCTCGGCTTAGCTTAGGCATAAATAGTTTACTAATTTAGCTATAAGTTAAGTTTTTAGTCCTAGCTCGTTAATCTCGTAATATCGTTTAGAAGCGGCGCAACCGCCGGCGCAGTTGCTGCGTAACATCGTTGGGCAGTCGACCCACGCTGCTTTGGGGAACATCGTAGGATGTGCGTCCGGCGTAGAAGGCTCGTTCCCGGCTCTTGCCAGATCCGCCGGAGAGGCTGGCCTTGCCCGTGGAGTCAGTGAGTTGCAGCTGGCTGGCCGACACATCGCTGCGCTTCTGGGCCAACTGCAATCCGGGTATCAAACCATTGCCCAGCGTGGGAAGCTGAATATTCAGGTGATCCACATGGCGTCCGGCTATCACCGGTCCCTGAGCAATATTCCCGGAGGAGACGGCCACGGGTGGAGCCAGAGGCGGAAACTGCGgcaattgctgctgctgctgctggtagGGCACGAAAATGTTGGGCGTCAGATATGGTTGCTGGATGGAGTGGATCGTGGGgcgttgctgttgctgctggtggaagtgctgttgctgctgtggttGCTGATATTGCTGGTAGATGGTCTGCTGCTGGGGTTGTTGGTATTGCTGTGAAATGAAGCTCAGTTGTTGCTGCACAGGCTGACGTTGCTGCTGCACAGACgactgatgttgctgctgtaccgactggtgttgctgctgtataGACTGTTGTTGGTGCTGTACCgcctgatgttgctgctgtatagattgatgttgctgctgtatagactgatgttgttgctgtacggactgatgttgctgctgtaccgcctgatgttgctgctgcacgGACTGGTGATGCTGCTGCACAGACTGGCGTTGCTGCTGTACCGGTTGCTTTTGCACTCGTTGCTGAATGGCTTGCTGTTGATaatgttgttgctgttgcggcactcgatgttgctgttgcaaaGTGGCGGCAGGAGcaatattgctgctgctgctggcaggACTCTGACCGAATTTGTTGTTTAGGAAATCGTTGAGGGAAACATAAGAGTTGCCTTGGTTGTTAGTAACGGGTGCCTGAGTGGCCAAGTTCGAGATGATGTTGCTGGCGGAGTTGGGAGCAATACGTTGGCCTTCAGCTCGAGCAATCACGATTCCGGGGGGCATAGCTATCTCAGGTAACTGAGCTGTTTGCTGGGGGCGTGGCGGTGCAGTCAGAGAGGAAATAGCTTAAATAGAAGAAAGGTAATTGTATTTAAGATCTCTTATCTTTCATTGAGCCAATTTCTTAATATTAACTTTTGTAATTAAGTTCTCAATATCATGTGTTATATGACTGAAAACTCTTGAAAACAGGCAATGCTATGTGTTTCGCACTGTGTAAAAATTTATCGATCGTAAAGTTGATATCCCATTAAGAATATAATTTGTCTTTCTAAACAATTTAGCTTCtggtcattttttttttatcacttaaaaattaaaaaccttTACACGACATTAAGTAACTCTTAAGTAGAGGAAATGTTCTTGATAAATTTTCGAGTCTTCGACTAGGTAACCCGAACATGACATTAAGAAATCGGctcttatttttaaaaatcgaaTCCTTTGTATGTATAACTATTATATTATAtggtttgattaatttctaGACCTAATCCTCACCttgtgctgctgctggctTAGCGTAGCTGCTGCTGAACGAGTGATGTTGCTGCTTGACCacttggtgttgctgctgttgctggcgttgctgttgctgttgctgctgttgatggGAACCCTGTGACTGGGCACTCTTGAAATTCTGCAAAACGGATTCGTCAACAATGGCACGGGTTAGCTTATCGAAGGAAAGGAAAGCGGAGGCGGGAGAAAGGCTGGATGTGGTTTGGGATTGAGAGGCGGGGCCAGCGAAATCGTTGGCGGTGTGTGTGGCATAGACTTGTGATGGTGACTGGTGTGATTGTTGGATGGGCTTGTTGATCTGGGGTGTCTGGGTAGCCGGGTTATAGCTATAGCCAGCATTATAGTTGGATGCCAGGGCCGAGATGTGTTGGTTCAGCGAGGAAAGCGAGGAGGTGGGCCGCAAGGTGGTGCTCCTTGGAGTGGTGGTGCCCCGAGTTCTTTGCACTGGCGCTTGGGTCTTGAAGTTGGAGAAGCGATTCTTTCCGCGATTTATGGTGACGGTGGATCGTTGGGAGGTGGCTTGAACATAGCTTCTGGGAGTGGTGGTTGTGCTGGTGGTGCTCGAGGTGATTCCCACATTGCTGAC contains:
- the LOC119549966 gene encoding uncharacterized protein CG5098 isoform X1 — protein: MANNNHPHPGHLSQAAQNASWNPLQIPSYIPRQPQLAHMSNERPGMVRSPLAWHVSGSVSAQPPPPPDAIYNFMSANHKNLDHHHQMNPLLAPPYSGTLPFNSMDLSLQSARSAAQPLAKQPPNQQPQQSQQQQQSLMHAPNYPSIQNLTTNATPTSAQLQQQQQQEHMAAMAAVHVSLLQSSRQNQGAPSGNLSNGGDCESLLPPPPPTTASGNSNHAGSNSSSNSGSNNHITSPHYMQTRDENFKLAQLKRSFDHELISGKSQQKDKDFGYPSAGSASKLPTHNVQQQHANKKPSPLRNYHQQQQPPYNLTPKYNGPQTPPTPQSPLAAPPHQMQSPTMDYNQLHLHHQLNSSGGGSYQHMQQDQTQSQSHPQHLHYHNQHAASQTAPPPLLPPHLTSGQFHGQPQDAAQQQTASSSQHQTHHSRNPQLTNLDLVVKHKPESEDQPLITDLSYRNSESDKPAANAVPDAPESPYLTTSNEESLESNSNSSNSRKRRKRKASTVMRVTPNENAPEGGVSKPQHQQPQQPAHHNNSCSPKRSPKNGGGEFQPFSLQSQSQTQNEKTPQENGRGGSPAPAENSSNSNSSTLYHDNENPKTKKQRQALLQRNLTEQHRMQQEDEPPKKRTPPTMPPPSPQSNSSSSSSSSSSANTHSSHSNHAVNDNQRNQKPEINNKATTDTPASPALVEQGNIDAKPAVSVHECDEEEEPAANKESPAHHVPPSTPAVAAAPAPVPESPKKSSPALNSEPCAFDVEDKLEQMFAGIEEETERICSPEKPAEETGVLVSHDLTAQLALDSAKTDDAPADKEETSVLAVLAPTPTSTPEIRPVATKAAMKSTLPSPVHSPKPQARSTSTPLAAGDDSKSNTPVPPKTPAARRPPPRRLSMGMDVSLLRFMIDDPPAKKPGRKKKVMPEPELEDDDKPSTSAAAAAALAARQLSEAASASKAKAAGAKKKNAVGKGKKGPAGKGNAKNAKQNGKKPGRKPAFTTDEDSTPAPTNGGGTVPELRFKSPFILIKPDGCVSIKNTHSAEDVNEKQTKAKKAPHERKNLRGMHSSTLSNRYDADTTDSTWICVFCKRGPHKLGLGDLFGPYLVTSDCDEYRAAVQAPGVQDIDGLFVNKRRREDMVKVQERNLPVVPATLAHIMQAPKISMHKRKRKQTHDSSISYSDDPNESRSQCSSVDPLDCSHETKFVETFRGMGKTSEHGFEVWLHEDCAVWSNDIQLIGAHINGLDAAVWDSTRYQCVLCQQTGASICCFQRCCKAAAHVPCARSANWSLGEEDRKVFCQLHSGEPEVVEPMKTEPLAPVEVPVAPAPAPAPPPPFNIHSLP